A part of Primulina eburnea isolate SZY01 chromosome 10, ASM2296580v1, whole genome shotgun sequence genomic DNA contains:
- the LOC140802902 gene encoding uncharacterized protein, whose product MCMSIPLYVTNSQKKIREKGKKEKVKEICKMASILSSFTFLSIVVVLSVLIRPSSCDSEQLINKICIRSFDFQMCHRFFRNRVYSPSMDMKGLCYIVLGKSITLIESTHTVIQILKAREPDKDIRNRYQICESNYKVLTYQLENAASAFGRGDYRSMFFNISQCDGLVSDCEIAIGSQAAQKLIKRNMKAREWISMSLAASGFLNAGH is encoded by the coding sequence ATGTGTATGTCAATTCCTTTATATGTGACAAATTCTCAAAAGAAAATTAGAGagaaaggaaaaaaagaaaaggTCAAGGAAATTTGCAAAATGGCTTCTATATTAAGCTCATTTACCTTCCTCTCCATTGTGGTGGTGCTCTCTGTTTTGATTCGTCCATCCTCGTGCGATTCAGAGCaattgataaataaaatttgtatCCGATCATTTGATTTTCAAATGTGCCATCGTTTTTTTCGTAATCGCGTCTACTCTCCAAGTATGGATATGAAAGGATTGTGCTATATAGTTCTAGGCAAATCTATAACATTGATAGAAAGCACACATACAGTCATACAGATATTGAAAGCTCGTGAGCCCGATAAAGACATACGAAATCGTTATCAGATTTGTGAAAGTAACTATAAGGTATTGACGTACCAACTCGAGAACGCGGCCTCGGCATTTGGTAGAGGAGATTATAGAAGCATGTTTTTTAACATATCTCAATGTGATGGATTGGTGAGTGACTGTGAAATTGCTATAGGGTCACAAGCGGCTCAAAAATTGATTAAGAGGAACATGAAAGCTAGAGAGTGGATAAGTATGTCCCTTGCTGCTAGTGGGTTCCTAAATGCTGGCCATTGA
- the LOC140803414 gene encoding ubiquitin receptor RAD23b-like, whose translation MKLTVKTLKGSHFQISVQPNETIMAVKKSIEDVQGKDNYPFGQQLLIHNGKVLKDESTLADNKVSEDGFLVVMLSKGKTLGSSGSTSAQPALAVAPASNPTSATEASPPTQPPTVAGLSSVSPTPMAPTGIDAQNASSLISGNNLEHTVQQIMDMGGGCWDKETVTRALRAAYNNPERAVDYLYSGIPESTEVPVPSSQSAMNSVAATAAAQAAPVSGAPNSSPLNLFPQGTISGPADAGHGSLDFLRNNPQFQALRSMVHSNPQILQQVLQELGKQNLPLLRLIQENHQEFLRLVNEPVDDSDGDMFDQGEQEMPHAVSVTPAEQEAIERMEAMGFDRASVIEAFLACDRNEELAVNYLLENAGDFED comes from the exons ATGAAGCTCACCGTGAAAACTCTGAAAGGCAGCCATTTCCAAATTAGTGTCCAGCCAAACGAAACG ATTATGGCAGTTAAGAAAAGCATAGAAGATGTACAAGGCAAAGATAATTATCCATTTGGTCAACAGTTGTTGATCCATAATGGCAAAGTATTGAAAGACGAAAGTACATTGGCTGACAACAAGGTTTCTGAAGATGGTTTCCTTGTGGTCATGCTAAGCAAG GGAAAAACTTTGGGCTCGAGTGGGTCAACTTCTGCTCAG CCAGCTCTTGCAGTTGCACCAGCTTCTAATCCTACTTCTGCTACTGAAGCTTCACCACCAACGCA GCCCCCTACGGTTGCGGGATTATCTTCTGTTTCCCCAACACCAAT GGCTCCTACTGGTATTGACGCTCAAAATGCTTCCAGTTTAATTTCCGGTAATAATCTTGAGCATACCGTTCAACAAATAATGGATATGGGCGGTGGTTGTTGGGACAAAGAGACTGTTACGCGTGCACTTCGAGCTGCATATAATAATCCAGAGAGGGCAGTGGATTACTTGTATTCT GGAATACCTGAAAGCACTGAAGTTCCAGTGCCATCGTCTCAATCAGCCATGAATTCTGTGGCTGCAACTGCTGCCGCTCAAGCTGCACCTGTGTCTGGAGCACCAAACTCATCTCCATTGAATTTATTTCCCCAG GGGACCATTTCTGGTCCTGCTGATGCTGGTCATGGATCGCTTGATTTTCTCAGGAACAACCCACAG TTTCAAGCGCTGCGTTCAATGGTTCATTCTAATCCACAAATTCTGCAG CAAGTCCTTCAGGAGCTCGGGAAGCAAAATCTACCTCTCCTGAGACTCATACAAGAGAACCATCAAGAGTTCCTTCGACTAGTCAATGAACCTGTTGATGATTCTGATGG GGATATGTTTGATCAGGGAGAACAAGAAATGCCCCATGCAGTTAGTGTCACACCTGCAGAACAGGAGGCCATCGAAAGA ATGGAGGCCATGGGTTTCGACAGAGCTTCTGTAATTGAAGCCTTTTTAGCATGCGATCGCAACGAGGAATTAGCTGTCAATTACTTGTTGGAGAATGCTGGGGATTTTGAGGATTGA
- the LOC140803415 gene encoding uncharacterized protein, producing MGLDNVITSPHRRAQTQTAFSPPTLKRQHSRVVEELGSCSTLVQRHRFLLIALILLAFLCTVYLYFAVTLGAGDCAGLTGAQKASCHLQQAKASVAKGKLKFF from the coding sequence ATGGGTCTTGACAACGTAATTACTTCTCCCCATCGACGGGCACAAACACAGACCGCTTTCTCTCCACCGACATTGAAGAGACAACACTCCCGAGTCGTCGAGGAATTGGGAAGCTGTTCAACCCTTGTTCAACGACACCGGTTTCTTCTAATCGCTCTTATCCTCCTCGCGTTCTTGTGCACTGTTTATCTGTACTTTGCCGTCACTCTTGGGGCTGGCGATTGTGCTGGATTGACGGGAGCTCAAAAGGCATCGTGCCATTTGCAGCAGGCAAAAGCATCTGTGGCTAAGGGGAAACTGAAATTCTTTTAG
- the LOC140803416 gene encoding uncharacterized protein yields MVQLMKSGKSESQREKMAPVKMEVEDPLEEEYGPLQKRAKSRAMGGVEVPASQYNPLDEPSPLGLRLRKSPSLLELIQMKLSQANKSKVGSHGHGKKDPKGGAASGDKLKASNFPASILRIGTWEYKSRYEGDLVAKCYFAKHKLVWEVLDGGLKNKIEFQWSDIMALKANYPDDGPGTWDVVLARQPLFFRETNPQPRKHTLWQATADFTGGQASINRRHHLECQQGLLGKHFEKLLQCDPRLNILSQKGEITLESPYFEPRHSLFDDQNGSNEFDLDKEGSPSFFTLHNATSSSGVQSSSSKNDQDALSRNSESYPRETPSPSSGKDTMAAEDFRHGGMEQFKALSNWDRIRAPGLHSSMSMSDLVNHLESRISEHGTSSDPALSIEDLHSLEILDDINRCLFSDLQNVPDSDEKLLMSRVNSLCCLLQKDSAVVSNSQSRNDINPDFYFEQKRIDESYAGGASTSENNINRNRNESNETSGYNQAPAMSRKDSVGELLLNLPRIASLPQFLFNISEDLESQAR; encoded by the exons ATGGTTCAGTTGATGAAAAGCGGTAAATCGGAATCACAGAGAGAGAAGATGGCGCCGGTGAAGATGGAGGTGGAGGATCCTTTGGAAGAAGAGTACGGACCGCTCCAGAAGCGCGccaaa AGTCGAGCAATGGGAGGTGTCGAAGTTCCAGCATCACAGTACAACCCGCTTGACGAGCCGAGTCCTTTGGGTTTACGGCTGAGGAAAAGCCCTTCACTATTGGAGTTGATCCAGATGAAACTATCCCAAGCAAATAAATCAAAAGTTGGAAGTCATGGACATGGTAAAAAAGATCCAAAAGGTGGTGCTGCATCTGGAGATAAGCTGAAAGCTTCAAATTTTCCTGCTTCAATTCTTCGAATTGGAACCTGGGAG TATAAATCGAGATATGAAGGAGACCTGGTAGCAAAATGTTATTTTGCGAAGCATAAGCTGGTGTGGGAAGTTCTTGATGGCggtcttaaaaataaaattgaatttcAATGGTCAGATATCATGGCTCTGAAGGCAAATTACCCAGATGATGGTCCTGGAACCTGGGATGTTGTG CTAGCACGACAACCTCTTTTCTTCAGGGAGACTAATCCTCAACCGAGGAAGCACACCCTTTGGCAGGCGACTGCAGACTTTACTGGTGGACAAGCTAGTATAAATAG GCGACATCATCTGGAGTGTCAACAGGGCTTGTTAGGAAAACATTTTGAAAAACTCCTTCAATGTGATCCCCGTTTGAACATTCTTAGTCAGAAAGGAGAGATAACCTTGGAATCTCCTTATTTTGAACCCAGGCACTCTTTGTTTGATGATCAGAATGGGAGCAATGAATTTGATTTGGATAAAGAGGGAAGTCCTTCCTTTTTCACCTTGCATAATGCCACTTCGTCGTCAGGGGTCCAATCTTCTTCCTCTAAGAATGATCAAGATGCTCTTAGCAGAAATTCTGAGTCTTACCCTCGTGAAACACCATCACCTAGCTCAG GTAAGGACACCATGGCTGCTGAAGATTTTAGACATGGTGGAATGGAGCAATTTAAAGCACTCAGCAACTGGGATCGTATCAGGGCACCCGGGCTCCATTCTTCCATGTCCATGAGTGACTTGGTGAACCATCTTGAGAGCAGGATATCAGAGCATGGAACATCCAGCGATCCAGCTCTCTCCATTGAGGATTTGCACAGCCTTGAAATATTGGATGATATAAACCGGTGCCTGTTTAGCGACCTCCAAAACGTGCCAGACTCGGATGAGAAGTTGCTGATGTCCCGGGTAAATTCCCTTTGCTGCCTCCTGCAGAAAGATTCTGCCGTGGTTTCAAACTCCCAATCTAGAAATGACATCAATCCTGATTTCTATTTCGAGCAAAAGAGAATTGATGAATCATACGCTGGTGGTGCATCAACTAGTGAAAACAATATTAACAGGAACCGAAATGAGTCAAATGAAACATCCGGGTACAATCAGGCACCGGCCATGTCCAGGAAGGACTCGGTTGGAGAACTACTGCTCAATCTCCCTAGGATAGCGTCTCTACCACAGTTCTTGTTCAATATTTCGGAAGATTTGGAGAGCCAAGCTAGATAA